The DNA region TTTCCATGGATTATTTCAAGCAAAAAATTAAAAAAGGTGAAGTTGGTTCTTCAGCAATGCCACATAAAGTAAACCCTATAGATTTTGAAAACTCGGAAGGAAACTTAGGTATTGCAAATGCATTGTTTGAGCACCTTTCAGCTAAACTTCCTGTATCAAGATTACAACGTGATCTAACAGATAGTACGGTTCTTAGGAACGCGGGTATGCCATTTGCACATACTATTATCGCTTTTCAATCCACTTTAAAAGGTTTGAACAAGCTTTTATTGAATAAAGAAAAATTTGAACAAGACTTAGAAAATAACTGGGCGGTAGTGGCCGAAGCTATTCAGACTATATTAAGAAGAGAAGGCTACCCTAATCCGTACGAAGCTCTAAAAGGACTTACACGCACCAATACAAAAATAAACCAGAATTCAATTGCCGAGTTTATTGATACGCTTGAGGTTTCAGATGCAATTAAACAAGAGTTAAAAGTAATTACGCCAAGTAACTACACTGGTATCTAAAAATTACAATTTCCCTAGTATAAAAAAAAGGCCGCAATTGCGGCCTTCTTCGGGGGATAATGGTTAGTGTTTATGTAAAAATTATCCTTTCTTTTGTATTTCCACTTGATGTGGGTAAGGGATTTCAATTCCAGCTTTATCAAGTGCCAGCTTACAGTTTTCCAACGTTCCAAAATATACATCCCAATAGTGCTCTGGCTTACAGAACGGTCGTACTGCAAAATTTACTGAACTATCCGCCAATTCTGAAACATTTACTGAAGGCGCTGGATCTTGTAAAACTTTTGGATCAGAGGTAAGTACATTTAGCAACACTTCTTTTGCTGTTTTAATATCCTCTCCATAACCTACACCTATAGTAGTATCCACTCTCATCTTACCTTCAGCAGTATAGTTCACTATATTTCCGTTAGCCATGGCTCCATTAGGAACTATAGCTAATTTACTATCTGGAGTAACCAGTTTGGTCGTGAAAATCTCTATTTCTTTTACAACACCTAGAACTCCCTGAGCCTCAATCAAATCTCCTATTTTGTATGGCTTGAATATTATTAGCAATACTCCACCTGCAAAGTTTGATAACGAACCTTGCAAGGCAAGACCAATAGCAAGACCGGCAGCGGCAATGATAGCGGCAAAACTAGTAGTTTCTACCCCTAATTTTGAGATTACCATTATAATCAAGAAAATGGTAAGTCCCCATTTTACCAAACTCAACAAAAACTTCTGTAGAGATTCGTCATAATTCTTTTTGGACATGCCTTTACCCAGCACGTTCATGATTTTCTTAATAATCCATGAACCTATTATATAGATTAAGATTGCGCCAATTACTTTAGGTCCATATTCAACCGCAAAATCAATGCCTTTGTTCATCCATACTTCTGCTTGTTCCATAATCTTAAATAGTTTTCTGGTTAATGTTATACTAGGTAAGACACTAGATTTATTAAAAGGTCACAAAAACTTTCATTTTTATTCAAAAAAAAAAGCAAGCCAGTATACTGGCTTGCTTATTTTCAGTTAAAATTCTACTTTATTTTATTTCATAAAACTCAATGCTTCAGATAGTTCACCTCCGTCTATATTAGATTTTTCAAGTGCTTGAATAAATTGAATCATTTTGGCCGGATTCATGTTATTTCCTAAAACCCGTACAACCAAAAAGCCTTTTTCATCGTTATCTCCATAAATAACCACCTCATCAATTGCATCATCATCACCCAAATATTTAATGGTTGCCTTACCAAAATCCGTATTCATTTTCATGAGTTCGGTAAAATCTTCATTCGCCATTATAGATTTTATAACGGTCTTTTCTTTTTGAAAATCCGCTTGATTGTCTTCCGTCTTTTTAAAAGCCAAAACATTAAGTTTCTTTAATGACCCTAGACTCTCCTTCTGTTCATGGGACAACTGCGCTTCCTTTATATTTAATAACCCTACCGGCAAATCAAGAGTTAGGAAATTTGGATTTTCAGAATTGGCAACATAATACTGTTGCAAGCTAGGTGTAGAGTTACAGGCGCTCACTACTACTAATAACAGCACAGCAGCAATTATTGTTATTCTTTTCATACGAATGTTCTTTATAGAATTAGACTTGATGCGTTATTTACCTACCACCTACTTCATTTAGCTCATTAGGCAGATTCATTTTTCGGGTCAGAGCACCAATTTTATTTAAATCAATATCTCCGGTCATAGAAACAAGCACACTTTCAAATTTTCTATGCTCAATCCCGAACTCATCACTATTAATATCTGATACGAACAAGAGCAGTTCACTAACATGGTCTTCATCCCTACCTTGCTTAATATAGAATTTTACGGTAGCATCTTTATCTCGTACTTTCATCAATTCTTCCAATGAAGAAGATTTAAGATATTTTTTTACCGTTCTCCCCATGTCTTCAGATATTTTAGAATCTTCCGTAATGAATACTTTTATTCCGTCTAGTCCCTGAGCTACGTCTGCAAAATCTTGAGCATCTTGGTCACTCTCATCAAAAGCAGCAATGTTGCCCGCTAGTCTGATCATACTTTTGTTTACCGTTACCGAACCTACGTTCTTCATATTATCGTATTTATCAAATATAGATTGAGAAATACCAAGAAAGGGTAACACCGCTAATACTAGAAATACACTTAATTTTTTCATGACTGTTCGTTTTAAGATTAATGATTCTTTTTTGATTATTGATTGATGATAATTAATTACTATCTATTCTTACCCGCTTCGTTCAATTCTTCGGGCAAATTCATTTTTTTGGTCAACGACCCAATTTTATTCAAGTCTATATCACCGGTTAAGGATAACAGCACGGTTTCCACCTTTCTACCGTTTACATTTACATCATTGGTAATGCCTGTTACGAACATTAAAAGTTCACTAACATGATCATCATCTTTCCCCGCACGGATATAGAACTTTACATTGGCATCTTTATCCTTTACCCGCATAAGCTCTTCTAACTTGGCCGATTTAAGATACTTGTCTACCGATAATTTCATATCGCCAGCAATAGCCTTGTCCTCTGTAATGAAAACCTTTAGATTATTTAAACTCTTGGCTATATCCATAAAATCCTTGGCCTCCGGATCATCTACCTCAACATCTATTTTGCTTAACAAATTGAACATGCTGCGGTTTACTACTACCGCACTCACCTTATCCAAGTCTTCATATTTATCGAATAGAGACTGCGAAAAGCCCATAACCGGCAACACTGCAACCATTAGGATTAATACTATCTGTTTCATTTTTCGGGTTTTTGTTTTATTTTTCATTGTAAATCTTTTGTTTTGCTTCTTCAAACTCATTTAAATACGCCATCTTCTCCGTACCTCTTTCCATATTCTGAGCTAACATATCCAATGCTTTTATTGTTTCATTGTATGCATATAAAGCCTGTTGTTGCTCTAATTCTTTTTCATCGTAATACGTCTTGCCAAAATACAGGCCAAACATCATTACTACTGCCGCTGCAACCGACATCCACTTATAGGAAACTTTAAAACTCTCTTTAACCTCAGGCTCTAAAACAACCTCTTGATCAAACTTTTCTTTTTTAGCACTACCCATAAATCTGAACATGGGCGCATATTGTTGTAAGTTTTCAGGAATATCATCTTTAGAAAAATAGTCCTTTAGCTGATTTTCTTCAGCAACCGTTGTATCTGCTTCAAAGTATTTTTCAAGCAATTTTTCTATTTTATCCAATTCCATAGCTGTGTTTTTTTATTAATTTATCTCTCACCGTTTTTCTAGCCCGAGATAAGGCTACCCTAACTGCCGTAGGCTTCATTTCTAACATATCGGCAATTTCATCATAGTCATATTCTTCAACGTCCCGTAACTGTAAAACCATTTTTTGCTGTTCGGGCAAATCTTCCATTATTCTTTGTACCCACGTAACACTATCGTTTGCTTCAATTTTTTTCTGAAGCGAACTCCCTTTCTCCTCATAATTAGTATGAACAAGTTTTAAATTTCCTGCCTGTTTGGATTTCAACCGGTCTAAACAGAAATTTTTGGTCATGGTCATTGCAAACGCCTCTACGTTCTTATACTCGCCCATATTTTTTTTCTTGTTCCAAAGCTTCAATAAGACCTCCTGCGTGGCATCCTCGGCTTCTTCTCTAGATGTTAGCAACCGTTTGGCTAAACGGAATAACTTATCTTGAAAAGGACCAACAATTTTTAAAAAATCTGCCTGTTGCATTATCTGGTTAGGTTACTTTTGAATGCCTTTATAAGGCGCTACATAAGGAAGACGAGACACTCTTAATTATGTTACAATATTTTTTTTTAATTTTATACTTGTAAGTTATTACTACAACTTTTAACTAACTCCCTACGTATATTAATTTATAAGTTTAATTAAACTCCCCCGTTATATTATCACCTCTCTTTGGAACGATAATTGATTTGGTAGTTTTGTACTACAACTAAAAACTATGAAAAAGTATCTCTTATTGTTTTTACTCTCTGCGTTTATATTCACCAGTTGTTCCAACGATGATAATATTTTTCCTGATGACCGGGAGGAAATTGTTGAAGAGGAATCAAAAACAGCAAACGATTACCCTGTACAAAATTTTATGTATCAGGTGATGAACAACTTTTATTTTTGGCAAGGGGACGTACCTGCTTTGGATGATAGTAAATTTGAAAGTCTTGACGACCCTGATTATATTTCTTTTTTAGCTTCCGAGTCCGAACCTGCAACCTTTTTTAATGATTTGTTGTTTTTAGAAGATAGGTTTACTTTTTTGACAGAGGACTATCAAGACCTTGTGAGCTCTCTACAAGGTATCTCCAAGAGCAATGGAATGGAGTATGGTCTTTCATATTTTGGTGATAACAATGATGTTTTTGGTTATGTTGAATACGTCGTAAATGATTCCGACGCCGAAAAACAAGGAATTGAACGAGGTGATATTTTTACTACCGTAGATGGAGTGCAACTCTTTTACAATTCGGCCACAGACAACAATTTTGATTTATTTTCCAGCGACAGCTACACTTTAGGTATGGCGGATATTGTTGACCGGACCATTACTCCAAATGACAGAAATGTAACTTTGACCAAAGAAGAGGGCCTAGCAGAAAACCCAATACTTCTCTCTAAGGTAATCGAACATAATGGATTTAAAGTGGGGTACATTATGTACAACTCTTTTGTGGCCACTTATGATGACGAACTGAATACTATTTTTGGAGATTTAAAAGCACAAAATATAGATGAACTCATTCTTGATTTTAGATATAATGGTGGGGGTCGCGTTACATCCGCCATACAAATAGCCAGTTCAGTGTATGGTACCGAGACCGACAAGCTTTTTTTAAAAGCACGTTATAATGATAAAATAATGGAGACCTTTGACCCCGGCGATGGAGAAGATAATTTTGTCGATACCACTTTTGATTCCAAAACACCATTAAACAGCCTCAATTTAAAAAGAGTTTTCGTAATTGCAACTGGTGCAACCGCCTCAGCAAGTGAACTAGTGATGAATGGACTAGAACCATATATTGATGTTGTACATATAGGTTCTGCTACCGTCGGAAAAAATGAGTTCTCAAATACTTTTGTTGATGACCGTGAGAATAATTATTTCTATGATCCTAATCGTGAAAATCAAATTAATACTGAAAATAAATGGGGTTTACAACCTTTGTTAGGTCGTAATGAAAATGCTGACGGTTTTTCAGACTACACCAATGGTTTGACGCCTGATTACCCATTAGATGAAGATGTCGCTACTTTAGGTACATTAGGAGACCCTAACGAACCACTTTTAGCCAAGACCCTGTCTGTGATTTCCGGAGAAACATCAAAAAGAAATTTTGAGCCTATTTTAAGTGTTGACTACATCTCAAATTCAAAAGATTTCAAGCCTGGTGCGAACAAGATGCTTATGGACGGACTTACAAAACCGTTAAAACTAAAATCCTCAAAATAAGATCACTATTTTTACGTTGTGATATTCAAATAGGGCTTACCCTAAATCCCACTATAACTTATATCAACAGCTATGAAAAAAAGCCTAACAGCAGGATTGTTTCTTTCACTTTTTTTAATTTTTTCGTGTTCCAAAAGTGATGATTTCTCCATTCCTGACACGGTAGACCCTGATCCAGATGCAGGTGTTGATGTACAAGATTTTATGTGGAAAGCCATGAATTTCTGGTATTTCTGGCAGGCAGATGTTGAAAACCTTTCTGATGCAAAATTCCCTAATACAGAAGAAGGCTCCGTAGCCTACACTCAATTTCTTGCCTCCGAATCAGACCCTGGGAAGTTTTTTGACGAAAAACTACTGTTCTCAGAAGACCGATTCAGTTTTTTTTCGGATGACTATGTTGAACTCACGCAATCTTTAGCCGGTATTTCTAAAAGTAACGGACTTATGTTTGGGCTAGCACGGCAAGCACAAAACAATAGTGAACTTTACGGATATGTGCAGTACATAGTTCCAAACTCAAACGCGACCACTAAAAATATAAAAAGAGGGGATCTTTTTACAGGTGTAAACGGAACCACGCTTACCGATCAAAATTACATATCCTTGCTCTTTGGAGAAAGTGATACCTATACGCTAAATATGGCAAGCATTGCTGACGGAAATGTGGAACCTAACGGCATAGATATACAATTAACCAAAGAAGTAGGGCTTAGAGAAGACCCCATTTTTCTTAATGAGGTTATAGAAATACAAAACGACAAAATTGGTTACCTTGTATATACTGGGTTTACCAATGAATATGACGAGGAACTCAACAATGTATTTACTAGATTTAAGGCAAGTGGAATAAACGAATTGGTGCTAGACCTTAGGTACAATCCCGGTGGCTCAGTTAATACAGCGGTTCTCTTGTCCAGTATGATATACGGAACCAATACCAAAGATGTTTTCCTAAAGGCTCTTTATAACGATAAATATCAAAAAATATTAGATGATAACGATACTGAACTAAGACAGTTTTTTGCCGAAAAGACAGGAAAGGGAACAGCTATCAACTCATTGAATTTAAAGAAAGTGTATATTTTAACTACTTCAGGAACGGCTTCTGCCAGTGAATTGGTGATAAACGGATTAAAACCGTATATGGATGTTATTCAAATAGGCGAAACCACACGTGGGAAAAATGAATTTTCTGTAACTATGGTAGACGATAGAGGTAATAACTATATCTACAATGCAGAAAGAGTAAGTAAAATAAACAAAAATAATAAGTGGGCCATTCAGCCCCTATTGGGAAGAAATGAAAATGCAGAAGGGTTTTCTGATTTCACCGACGGCATTGCTCCAAATGAACCGTTACAAGAAGACCTTGCCAATTTAGGCGTATTAGGCGATCTTAATGAGCCATATCTTGCAAAGGCAATAGAGCTTATAACCGGTTCTTCCGCAAAGGGTGTACAAAAAACGGAACTACCTATAGAGACCATGACAAGCTCAAAAATGTTTACGCCCTTAAAAGATAATATGTACGTTACCGATCCTCCTATAATTTGGTAACCCAACTACTGACAACAAAAAAGCTGCCTGAATTGAACCGGCAGCTTTTTGTTTATCGATCCAAAAACCTTCTAGTACTCGTAAAATTTTTGATATTTACGTCGTAATCTTGAAGGAATAGCTACCGCTTCGGGATGAAACAATCCGGCTAACAACTCTATCCCATCTACCAATGTAGCCGCAGATGATTGCGTAAACAAATCAAAATCTGCTATAAATACTTTTTGCTCCCTTACAGCCTTTATTGATGTCCAGCCTTCTTTAGTAAGCAGTAAATAGATTTCTTTTAATGTCCTTTGTTGGTTAAATCCACAAGGAGCAATTACAATAACCTCTGGATTATACTGTCTTATTTTATCCCAAGAAACAACACCACTATTTCCTGATGGGTTTGAGAGCATATCCACACCACCTGCATATCCTATTTGATGAGGAATCCAATGGCCACAATTATAAATAGGCTCTATCCACTCCAACAACAGCACTCTCTTTGTAAGAACTCTAGCTGCTCTTAGTTGGTCCACTACATAATCTATTCGCTCATTCAACTTAGACAAATACGTATAAGCCACCTCTTCTTTGTTTAATGCTTTAGCAATGGTTATAGCGTTTTCAAAGACATCGTTAAAACCAGAAGGACTGATCGATATAAGTTCCGGTTGTTTTTCAAGATTTGCGACTGCCGCTGCAGTACATTCTGTATCGATCTGGCAAACATCGCACATGTCTTGAGTAAAGATAACATCAGGTGCAATCTGTGCCAAAGCCTCTTCATCTACATAATAAAGTTTTTCACCCTCCTTTTTACTTTCTGAGAAAAATACATCTATCTCTTTGCTTGTATAGTTCTTACCCTCTAAAATGCAGCGTACCACCGGTCTTTTTTCTTCTAATGCCTGCGGCGGACACTCAAACGTAATACCATACAAATGGTCTTCCAGACCCATATCATAGAGCATTTGCGTTACCGCTGGCATAAAGGAGCAAACTTTAAGCATCAGATTTAATTAAAATATATACCTCCTGGAATAATTCCTACAGGAATAGTATTAGTTAATTCTTTTGATGTTAAATCATAAATGTACAGATCCCCTTTACTGGCATAATCTTTTGCATCGGTGCCATATAATTTTCCGTCATTAACAGTCATACTATAAAAAGAGACATCACTAATGTAAGCTTCGGTTGGTAAAGCATCTGAATCGGAACTAAAAGAATAAACTGCATTAGACATACCAAAATAAAATATATCATCTTCAACGCTCAAATCACCGGGGTGTTGAGTAGTTTCAAAATCAAAAGTTTGTGCTATGCTATTATCAGATGTACTAATTTTTGTGAGTGTCCCATTAGTTTCTGTTCCTGTGTATTCCGGTGCTCCACTACTTAATACCCATAAATTACCAACAGTATCCCATTGCATTGAATTTGGAAAATCTCCAACAACAAGTGTAGATAACACGGTGTCCGTAGAAGTATCTATTACTGAAACTTTGTTATTTTGACCGAATGCCCCTTGATGTGCAACATATACAAAATCCGTATTAGAGGTTATCGCTTCCGGTCCTAACTCGGTAGGAATGGGTTTTGAAACAGTATTCGTAGTTAAATCGATAATGGCGACAAAATCATCAGTTTCATCTGCCGTTTCCCCCCAGTTAGTAACATAACCCTTTCCATTGGCAATAGTCATATACCTAGGGTTTAAGAGTCCTTCATCAATTACCGCTTCACTTTTAAAGGTATTTCGGTTTACAACATGAATCTTATGTGAATTATTGACAACTATGTACGCTAGTTCATCATCAAACGCTATGGACTGTACTATGTTTCCAAGGTCTTCATTATTCTCTAGATTAAAAATTTCATCTTCTACAAGTAAGGAATCGTTGGATATATAAGTTACCGTTCCCGTACCATTATTGAACGGACCTTCATTTGTAATCAATATTCCGTCTTCGTAAGCTCCCTTAGCATCTTGTTCTTCTTCCATCGTAACCCCACCGTCATCATTGGAACAACTAACAGTAAATAAGGCTGACAAAGCAGCTAAAATTGATATTTGTTTAATTTTCATTACCCTCTTTTTTAAATTTTAAATTTTAGTTTTAATTGTACATTTCTGTTTGGCATAGGCCGATAAGCTACATTCTGGTAATTTTTATTGAAAAGATTATTGACCTGCAACATAGTTTCAACAATCAATTTCCCTTTCGTTTTTATGTTTCCACCAACACCTAAGTTTGAAATAGAATATCCGGGTAATGATTCTGAATTGTCCGAAGTGATAAAGACACTTCCGTTTACGGATAGTTGATAGAACAATAGCCAATCTCCAAATGCGTAACTTAGGTTTGAGTTTGCCTTATGTTCAGGCACATACATTAAAGTATTTTCTGTATCATTGTTCATTGCTTTAGTAAACCCGTAACCGTTTTTCCAACTCAGATGATGCGCTCCCCATTTCTCTTCTAATTTCAAGGAAACTTCTAGCCCATAATTAGATGCATCGTTTATATTAGTAGGAGTCCAGATTCCATCATTATTTGGCCGCCACTGAATCAGGTCTTCGGAAGCAATATAGAAAGCGGCCCAATGAAAAGTATATTTCTCCTTGTTAAGGGTATACCCTATTTCGGCTTGTAATGAAGATTCGGGCTTAACATCCGGGTTGCCCCCTGATCCACCTCCTAATACCCAATAAATCTCATTAAATGTGGGAATTCTATAGTTTTTTGAGGCGTTGAGATGAACTGAATGGCTCAAATTCAACACATACTTAACATCTAACCCATATACGAGAGGGCTGTTATAATCGTTAACAAACTCTTTTCGAAGATTGACACCATAACTAATCTTTTCACTTAAATTCTGCTTGAACAAAAATGTGGTAGCCAGTGTTTTTCTTTTGACTTTTTCAATAGAAGTTCCGTCTCCTGTGATATGGCTGTAATCGGCAATTCCATTTAATAGGATATTTTTAAAATGGACTTTATAGTCATAATTAACTAAAAACGTATTGGTATTTCCAAAAGAAAAATCTTCACGGTCTTTGTTATCAAAATATTTATACTTTTCATAAAGATACCCCGCTTTAACACGGTGAATTCTATTTTGGTTAAAATGGCTCCACTCCAATAGATTTCGAACATTAATATCTTTGTAGTTTGAGTTTGATGGGGCTGTAATCGTACCTGAAAAATCACGGTCTCCTATAAAAGTGTTATGATAAAATTTCAGTAATTGCTTCTCAGAAAGTTGATGCCCTATATTTCCATTAATATTGACGTTTTCATAGGCCCCGTTTTCATTTCTTTTATCGGTATCTAAATATTTATAATCATTATTAGATACCAGATAGTTTACACCGAAACCTATTGTTGTTTTTTCTGATCCAACTGAAGTACGGTAATTGATATTTTTAGTATCAAAACTTCCATAACCCAATAACAACTCATGATCTGAATGCTTATTAAATCGAAAAACATCATTTAAATGAATACTACCGCCAATAGCTCCACTACCAAATTGTACACTACCGCCACCACTACGAATACTAATGGAACCGTAATTCCTAGGTACAATGGTATTAAAATCAACCTGACCCGTCAGTTGTGAATTAATATTGATTCCATTCCAAATAACAGCTGTTTGTGAGGCGTTAGTACCACGGAAAGATGGAGAAGAAATCATTCCTAATCCATTTTCTTTTAAATAAATACTAGAGTTAAATTGTAAAAGATCAGTCAAAGAGCTACCATTACGGTCAACTAAAGAATCTTTCAGAACATTTACCTTTCCACTAGAAAAATGTAAAAGCCGAACATCAGTAAGAATTACTTCGTCCAAAACTGTTATGCTATCCTGTTGGGCATTGCCAAACAAAGTGCATAATAAAATAAGAATAATCAAAAATGGTCTATAATCTCTCATACCGTTAAAGACCTTTTACCCGAAAGTCTTATTTAAGGTTATGAAATTGGCAGGTCTCCTGACTTGCTCAAAGCTGTCTTACCTTCCCATCTATTTATAGACAGTGGTTTAGAAGAAAACAACATCCTCAAAAAGAGGTGCCAACTACAACTTGGCATGAACTTACAGTTGCGGGAACAGTTCCGGATTTTAACCGGATTCCCTTTTAATCGATAAAGCAGAAATATACTGCCGTATCAAACCAAAATTCGCGGCGAAGGTAATAAATTCATTGACAAATACAACCTAAAAAAAAACACCCTTCATATGAAGGGTATTTTTATCGTAAAGCATTATAATTTAATTTACTTCTAAAAGATTAACCTCAAAAACAAGTACAGAACCACCAGGAATACCACGATTGTCCGAATTGCCATAACCCAATGCCGCAGGAACTAAAAGAATACCGTTTCCACCTTCTTTGAAGTACGTAATACCTTCTGTCCAACCCGCAATAACCTGTTGTAAATTAAAAGTGATTCCCTCAGCACTACTTTCATCAAAAACAGAACCATCTAAGTAATATCCCTTGTAAGCTACGGTAACATCTGAAGTAGCTGTGGGGTTTTCGCCAGTACCTTCTTCTTCTATAACGTAATACAAACCAGAGTCACTTCTGGTGGCATCCAAACCGTTTGCCTCAACATACGCCTTAATATCCTCTTCGTTTTGAACCGTATAATCAATAACCTCCTT from Zobellia alginiliquefaciens includes:
- a CDS encoding TonB-dependent receptor plug domain-containing protein gives rise to the protein MRDYRPFLIILILLCTLFGNAQQDSITVLDEVILTDVRLLHFSSGKVNVLKDSLVDRNGSSLTDLLQFNSSIYLKENGLGMISSPSFRGTNASQTAVIWNGININSQLTGQVDFNTIVPRNYGSISIRSGGGSVQFGSGAIGGSIHLNDVFRFNKHSDHELLLGYGSFDTKNINYRTSVGSEKTTIGFGVNYLVSNNDYKYLDTDKRNENGAYENVNINGNIGHQLSEKQLLKFYHNTFIGDRDFSGTITAPSNSNYKDINVRNLLEWSHFNQNRIHRVKAGYLYEKYKYFDNKDREDFSFGNTNTFLVNYDYKVHFKNILLNGIADYSHITGDGTSIEKVKRKTLATTFLFKQNLSEKISYGVNLRKEFVNDYNSPLVYGLDVKYVLNLSHSVHLNASKNYRIPTFNEIYWVLGGGSGGNPDVKPESSLQAEIGYTLNKEKYTFHWAAFYIASEDLIQWRPNNDGIWTPTNINDASNYGLEVSLKLEEKWGAHHLSWKNGYGFTKAMNNDTENTLMYVPEHKANSNLSYAFGDWLLFYQLSVNGSVFITSDNSESLPGYSISNLGVGGNIKTKGKLIVETMLQVNNLFNKNYQNVAYRPMPNRNVQLKLKFKI
- a CDS encoding FKBP-type peptidyl-prolyl cis-trans isomerase — translated: MKKVLFVLALVVFVSCGDDDKNEPKEVIDYTVQNEEDIKAYVEANGLDATRSDSGLYYVIEEEGTGENPTATSDVTVAYKGYYLDGSVFDESSAEGITFNLQQVIAGWTEGITYFKEGGNGILLVPAALGYGNSDNRGIPGGSVLVFEVNLLEVN